In Bacillus sp. Marseille-Q1617, a genomic segment contains:
- a CDS encoding cell wall-binding repeat-containing protein produces MKKILMTLVVSIVLLGLAHGASAEGQHKRLAGKDRFEVAANVAKEGWPYGANVVFIANYDAFADALSATPLAYKLNAPILLSRTTSLGDTTKNKLRELSPSKVFVVGGTASISNNVVNEVKSLGISSVERISGKDRFEVSAEIAKRMPSSSKAVVANGLNFPDALAIAPHASRSGMPILLTRDNELPAPTVSSLLNRKPSQVIVMGGTGSVSNGVYADLSAYNPLRIGGADRYEVAANIIKKLNLSTSTGFLATGQTFADALTGSVLAAKKNAPVLLTRNSSLPEATKEITGQKRMTNFVVLGGTASVSNSVVKAVAGPLAGEMIVVDPGHGGSDPGASGNGVVEKEVNLDVSKRVKGKLDSNGAYAIMTRETDTYPTLSERAALANKQGADAFISIHANAYSNSDVQGTETFYDDTYAGQLSKELATYINNELVEKLDTNDRGVKNVGFKVIKEATMPSVLVELAFITNEEDAAKLRSDYYREQAAIAITNGVLTFFR; encoded by the coding sequence ATGAAAAAAATATTAATGACACTGGTTGTTTCTATCGTCTTATTGGGTCTAGCACACGGAGCCAGTGCTGAAGGACAGCATAAACGCTTAGCAGGTAAGGATCGGTTTGAAGTAGCAGCGAATGTAGCAAAGGAAGGTTGGCCTTACGGTGCCAATGTAGTTTTCATTGCAAACTATGATGCGTTTGCTGATGCCCTTTCAGCTACGCCTCTAGCTTACAAATTGAATGCACCGATTTTGTTATCGCGTACAACTAGTTTAGGTGACACAACTAAAAATAAGTTGCGCGAGCTATCACCTTCAAAAGTTTTTGTTGTAGGTGGTACAGCCAGCATTTCAAATAATGTTGTTAATGAAGTGAAAAGCTTAGGGATTTCTTCAGTTGAACGTATTAGTGGGAAAGATCGTTTTGAAGTATCAGCTGAAATTGCGAAAAGAATGCCAAGCTCTTCGAAAGCGGTAGTGGCAAATGGTTTGAATTTTCCGGATGCATTGGCAATTGCACCTCATGCTTCAAGAAGCGGCATGCCAATTTTATTGACACGTGATAACGAGCTTCCAGCTCCAACGGTTTCAAGCTTACTAAATAGAAAACCAAGTCAAGTCATTGTAATGGGTGGAACGGGCAGTGTAAGCAATGGGGTTTATGCTGATTTATCAGCTTACAACCCTCTTCGAATCGGTGGAGCCGATCGATATGAAGTTGCGGCTAATATTATTAAAAAATTGAATCTATCAACTTCAACAGGATTCTTGGCTACCGGGCAGACTTTTGCTGACGCTTTGACTGGGTCAGTTTTGGCAGCCAAGAAAAACGCCCCGGTTTTATTAACAAGAAATTCTTCACTACCTGAAGCGACTAAGGAAATTACAGGTCAAAAGAGAATGACGAATTTTGTTGTATTAGGCGGTACAGCTTCTGTTTCAAACAGTGTTGTTAAGGCTGTAGCAGGTCCTTTGGCAGGTGAGATGATAGTCGTAGATCCTGGGCATGGGGGAAGTGATCCTGGTGCTTCCGGGAATGGTGTTGTTGAAAAAGAAGTGAACCTCGACGTTTCAAAAAGAGTAAAAGGAAAATTAGATTCAAATGGGGCGTATGCAATCATGACTCGTGAGACGGATACCTATCCTACGCTCTCTGAAAGAGCAGCATTAGCAAATAAGCAAGGTGCAGATGCGTTTATTAGCATTCACGCAAACGCATATTCCAATTCTGATGTACAAGGCACTGAAACATTCTATGATGATACGTATGCAGGTCAGCTAAGTAAGGAATTGGCTACTTATATTAACAATGAATTAGTAGAAAAGTTAGATACAAACGATAGAGGAGTTAAAAACGTCGGCTTTAAGGTTATCAAGGAAGCCACGATGCCAAGTGTTCTGGTTGAACTGGCATTCATCACAAATGAAGAAGATGCAGCGAAATTGAGAAGTGATTATTACAGAGAACAAGCTGCAATTGCAATCACTAATGGAGTGCTTACTTTCTTTAGATAA